One part of the Sphingobacterium sp. LZ7M1 genome encodes these proteins:
- a CDS encoding dicarboxylate/amino acid:cation symporter gives MKEILKNYGSIILLLIGITIGSLIGIFFPQAVDILKPIGDIFLNLLFVSVIPLLFFAISSSIANIEDSNKLGKTIGVMTAVFIGTIIIAAIATIAGLWAFPVTAISDGSAVNEALSTNADETWGDRIVRFLSVDEFANLLSRKNILAFVIFALLVGTATRKSGEMGKQFTAFLNAGNKVMENLLILVMKAGPVGLGAYFAYQVKTLGAELFGFYAKPLGFYYGFGVVFFIVFFSLYAFVAKGTSGVKSYWKHNISPSLTAISTCSSLATLPANLIASNRIGIPKEISSIVVPLGNTLYKNGSAISSILKIYVAFSILGWNFFEPTTLITAVGITVLVSMVAGGIPNGGFIGEMLMISIYGIPNEAVPSILIIGALVDPLATVLNATGDTVAAMLVTRFSGEKFNPEQAEA, from the coding sequence ATGAAAGAAATCCTAAAAAATTACGGAAGTATCATCTTACTTCTAATAGGTATTACTATTGGTAGTCTAATCGGAATATTCTTCCCTCAGGCAGTTGATATCCTTAAACCCATAGGTGATATTTTCTTAAACTTACTCTTTGTTTCCGTAATCCCACTCCTATTCTTTGCCATCTCATCTTCCATTGCCAATATTGAGGACAGTAACAAACTTGGAAAGACCATTGGGGTTATGACAGCGGTATTTATCGGAACGATTATCATCGCAGCCATAGCGACCATCGCAGGTCTTTGGGCATTTCCTGTCACTGCCATTTCTGATGGTTCGGCAGTCAATGAAGCCCTTTCCACCAATGCCGATGAAACATGGGGCGACCGAATTGTACGTTTTTTGAGTGTTGATGAGTTTGCCAACCTACTTTCCCGAAAAAACATTTTGGCCTTTGTCATCTTTGCCCTTTTGGTCGGGACTGCAACCCGCAAATCTGGTGAGATGGGAAAACAGTTCACTGCCTTTCTGAATGCCGGAAACAAGGTCATGGAAAACCTTTTGATCTTGGTCATGAAAGCTGGACCTGTTGGTTTAGGCGCATATTTCGCCTATCAGGTGAAGACCCTAGGTGCTGAACTCTTTGGATTCTATGCCAAGCCATTAGGGTTCTACTATGGATTTGGAGTCGTATTTTTTATCGTATTCTTCAGCCTTTATGCCTTTGTTGCAAAAGGTACATCGGGCGTAAAGTCTTATTGGAAACATAATATTTCACCATCATTAACAGCCATCAGTACCTGTAGTAGCTTGGCAACTTTGCCTGCAAACCTGATTGCTTCCAACAGGATTGGGATTCCAAAAGAAATATCTAGTATCGTGGTACCTTTGGGAAACACCCTTTACAAAAACGGATCCGCCATTTCATCTATCCTAAAGATCTATGTCGCTTTCTCCATCTTAGGATGGAATTTCTTTGAGCCAACCACTTTGATTACCGCAGTAGGCATCACCGTCTTGGTATCTATGGTTGCTGGTGGGATTCCCAATGGAGGATTTATCGGAGAAATGCTAATGATCTCCATCTATGGAATACCAAATGAAGCAGTACCATCTATTTTGATCATAGGCGCTTTAGTAGACCCATTAGCTACCGTCCTGAACGCAACAGGTGACACCGTCGCCGCGATGTTAGTCACTAGATTCTCAGGAGAAAAATTTAATCCAGAACAAGCTGAAGCTTAA
- a CDS encoding peptidylprolyl isomerase, whose translation MAVENNNVVTLNYVLHTIEDNGEKTFVEQTTTENPLTFLYGVGMMLPKFEENIAGLAAGDKKSFELEAVDAYGERDDRAIAQLPADMFKETGLPPVGEVLPLQDNQGNQFRAVVVEVTPDAVVADLNHPMAGKKLNFDIEILDTREATPEELSHGHAHGADGNEGH comes from the coding sequence ATGGCAGTAGAAAACAACAATGTAGTAACATTGAATTACGTTCTTCACACAATTGAAGATAACGGTGAAAAAACATTTGTAGAGCAAACAACGACTGAGAATCCTTTAACATTTTTATATGGTGTAGGCATGATGCTTCCTAAATTCGAAGAAAACATCGCTGGTTTAGCTGCTGGTGACAAAAAATCATTCGAGTTAGAAGCTGTTGATGCTTATGGCGAACGCGATGATCGTGCAATTGCACAATTACCTGCTGATATGTTCAAAGAAACTGGACTTCCTCCAGTTGGTGAAGTTCTTCCATTGCAAGACAACCAAGGAAACCAATTCCGTGCTGTTGTTGTAGAAGTAACTCCAGATGCAGTTGTTGCTGACTTGAACCACCCAATGGCTGGTAAAAAATTAAACTTCGATATCGAAATCTTAGACACTCGCGAAGCTACTCCTGAAGAATTATCTCATGGACATGCTCACGGAGCTGATGGTAACGAAGGACACTAA
- a CDS encoding thioredoxin domain-containing protein encodes MANKLQGESSPYLKQHEHNPVHWFPWGEEALNKAKEENKLIIVSIGYSACHWCHVMERESFENEAVAQTMNKFFVCIKVDREERPDIDQIYMIAVQLMTNSGGWPLNCICLPDGRPIYGGTYFKPNDWQQILLQIAQMWEEKPEVAIDYAEKLTQGIQQAEKLPIQNIPEQYTLSDILQVVEPWKEQFDGKNGGYTRAPKFPLPNNWVFFLRYGFLNHDQGVVDHVHFTLEKMANGGIYDQVGGGFARYSVDGKWHVPHFEKMLYDNGQLLSLYSEAYQNRPQILYKNIVEETIAWAEREMLDPNGGFYSALDADSEGVEGKFYTFDYAEFDILGEDADLARNYFNIKKSGNWTEEQINIPFVNPEDNQLIEEAGYSEDEWQEHLKEIKAKLLQYRSKRIRPGLDHKQLTTWNALFMKGLIDSYRTFGNSHFLELAEGIATFIEEHCCQNGRLLHQPSDHNRTIFGFLDDYAFTIEAYIALYEATFEEMWLERAKSYLEIAISQFFDENETVFYYSSKDAEVLIARKSEIMDNVIPASSSTIVRSLFKLGVLFDNSRYTEIADRVFANVFPHIKAYGSAYSNWAIQLLELHFGVWEIAITGHQGQAWRKELDQYYIPNKITLGGTKSSLPLLEHKNTVEDKAYLCQKKTCSLPQSSIKDIIELINNKQG; translated from the coding sequence ATGGCAAACAAACTACAAGGTGAAAGTTCCCCATATTTAAAGCAACATGAACATAATCCTGTTCATTGGTTTCCATGGGGTGAAGAAGCATTAAATAAGGCAAAAGAAGAGAACAAGTTAATCATCGTTAGCATTGGCTATTCGGCTTGTCACTGGTGCCATGTAATGGAACGCGAGAGCTTCGAAAATGAGGCCGTCGCGCAAACCATGAATAAGTTTTTTGTTTGCATTAAGGTGGATCGAGAAGAACGTCCCGACATTGATCAGATCTATATGATAGCGGTTCAATTAATGACTAATTCTGGTGGTTGGCCCCTGAACTGTATCTGTCTCCCAGACGGTAGACCAATTTATGGCGGAACTTATTTTAAGCCTAATGACTGGCAACAGATTCTGCTTCAGATTGCGCAAATGTGGGAGGAAAAACCGGAGGTCGCCATAGATTATGCTGAAAAACTTACCCAAGGCATCCAACAAGCTGAAAAGCTCCCCATACAGAACATTCCTGAACAATATACCCTAAGTGATATCCTCCAGGTCGTAGAACCGTGGAAGGAGCAATTTGATGGTAAAAACGGTGGTTATACTCGTGCTCCTAAATTTCCTCTCCCCAATAACTGGGTCTTTTTCTTACGTTATGGCTTCTTGAACCATGATCAAGGGGTTGTAGACCATGTTCATTTTACATTAGAAAAAATGGCAAATGGGGGCATATATGATCAGGTTGGGGGTGGTTTTGCCCGCTATTCTGTGGATGGGAAATGGCATGTTCCCCATTTTGAAAAAATGCTCTATGATAATGGTCAGCTATTGAGTCTCTATAGTGAAGCTTATCAAAACAGACCCCAAATATTATATAAAAACATTGTTGAAGAAACCATAGCTTGGGCTGAACGCGAAATGTTGGACCCAAATGGAGGTTTCTATTCTGCACTGGATGCTGATTCAGAAGGTGTAGAAGGTAAATTCTATACTTTCGACTATGCAGAATTTGATATTTTGGGTGAAGATGCTGACCTCGCAAGAAACTACTTCAACATCAAAAAGAGTGGAAATTGGACTGAAGAACAAATCAACATTCCTTTTGTGAACCCCGAGGATAATCAACTCATCGAGGAAGCGGGTTACAGTGAGGATGAATGGCAGGAACACCTAAAAGAAATAAAAGCAAAACTCCTTCAATATAGAAGCAAGAGGATTAGACCAGGATTGGACCATAAACAGTTGACTACCTGGAATGCCTTGTTCATGAAAGGGTTAATTGACTCCTATAGGACCTTTGGTAATTCCCATTTTTTAGAATTAGCAGAAGGGATTGCAACCTTTATCGAAGAGCATTGTTGCCAAAATGGCAGACTTCTTCATCAGCCGTCAGACCACAACAGAACAATTTTTGGTTTTCTAGATGATTATGCATTTACAATTGAAGCCTATATAGCTTTATACGAGGCAACCTTTGAGGAAATGTGGCTTGAGCGTGCAAAATCTTACCTAGAAATAGCGATATCCCAGTTTTTTGACGAGAATGAAACTGTATTTTATTACAGCAGTAAGGACGCTGAAGTTCTGATCGCAAGAAAAAGTGAGATTATGGACAATGTAATTCCGGCATCCTCTTCAACAATAGTGCGTTCATTGTTCAAACTCGGCGTATTATTTGATAATAGTAGGTACACGGAAATTGCAGATCGAGTTTTTGCCAATGTTTTTCCTCATATTAAAGCCTATGGTTCGGCCTATTCAAATTGGGCAATCCAACTCTTAGAACTCCACTTTGGAGTTTGGGAGATCGCAATCACGGGACATCAAGGACAGGCTTGGCGAAAGGAATTAGATCAATATTACATCCCCAATAAAATCACTTTAGGGGGAACAAAAAGCAGTCTTCCTTTGTTAGAGCATAAAAACACAGTGGAAGACAAAGCATACCTTTGTCAGAAGAAAACCTGCAGCCTTCCACAATCGTCAATTAAGGATATTATAGAATTAATAAATAATAAACAGGGATAG
- the mnmD gene encoding tRNA (5-methylaminomethyl-2-thiouridine)(34)-methyltransferase MnmD: MEFVKTADGSKTLYHEEVGEHYHSKHGAHQESVHVFLNTGLRYWLEKESSGSASVLEIGFGTGLNFLMTADYCHQHQISLDYVGIEAFPLSQELIQQSDYGEYIADVVWENFIEKYPNVINSKTNLLDAVQVQVAHQKVMDFDSNELFDVIYFDAFAEIHQPEMWTPVTLAHVCQFLKPGGVFVTYAITGNLKRAMKALGFSIEKAPGAPGKREMLRATKL, encoded by the coding sequence ATGGAATTCGTTAAAACAGCAGATGGCTCAAAAACTTTGTACCATGAGGAGGTGGGAGAGCATTACCATTCTAAACACGGTGCACATCAAGAAAGTGTCCATGTATTTTTGAATACAGGGTTACGCTATTGGTTGGAGAAGGAATCAAGTGGTTCGGCTTCTGTCTTGGAAATTGGATTCGGGACGGGTTTAAATTTCTTGATGACAGCAGATTATTGCCATCAGCATCAGATTTCCCTTGATTATGTTGGCATTGAGGCTTTCCCTTTGAGCCAAGAATTGATTCAGCAATCTGATTATGGGGAATATATTGCTGACGTCGTTTGGGAGAATTTTATTGAAAAATATCCAAATGTGATCAATTCAAAAACCAACCTTTTAGATGCTGTGCAGGTTCAAGTTGCTCATCAGAAAGTAATGGATTTTGATAGTAATGAACTTTTTGATGTTATCTATTTTGATGCATTTGCAGAAATCCATCAGCCAGAAATGTGGACGCCTGTAACTTTAGCTCATGTTTGTCAGTTCCTAAAACCGGGAGGTGTCTTTGTGACTTATGCCATTACGGGCAACTTAAAAAGAGCGATGAAAGCGTTGGGTTTTAGTATTGAAAAAGCGCCTGGTGCTCCCGGAAAACGTGAAATGTTGAGAGCAACCAAGCTTTAA
- a CDS encoding sulfatase — MIYRIPLMLVISILFNTAFAQKNQTKPNIILVFMDDLGYGDLGVTGALGYHTTVLDRMANNGIRFTNFLVPQAVCSASRSALLTGNYPNRMGISGAFMPSTGVGLNPDEITMAEMLKSKGYSTQIIGKWHLGSEPEFLPTKQGFDAYYGIPYSNDMWPVGFDGKPAKPDTYVSKYPILPLLKIKTGQSIPDTVLKINNLEDQAVLTENYTKQALDFIKANKDNPFFLYLAHSMTHVPITASKKFRGTSDQGLFGDVMHEIDDSMGQIFQTLKSNGLSENTIVIFTSDNGPWLNFGNHNGSSGGFREGKGASWEGGQRVPCIIYWPNMIKEGLINNNLTSSMDIFATVAEIVNYKDNPNQIDGISFLAQIKDPKAEAPRKSMYYYYNQNDLEAVRFENWKLVLPHKSRSYEGILPGNDGFGGNYKELEIKTMELYDLRRDPGERYNVIEQNPEVLEKLLEIADEARRDLGDNLTKAEGQNRRPLGRIPKK, encoded by the coding sequence ATGATTTATCGAATTCCATTGATGCTCGTAATAAGCATCCTCTTTAACACTGCCTTTGCACAAAAAAATCAGACTAAGCCTAATATTATCCTCGTCTTTATGGATGACCTTGGCTATGGTGACCTTGGAGTTACCGGAGCATTGGGATATCATACAACAGTATTGGACAGAATGGCAAACAATGGGATCCGTTTCACCAATTTCCTTGTTCCTCAAGCAGTCTGTTCAGCTTCTAGGTCGGCATTATTGACGGGTAACTATCCTAATCGAATGGGGATCAGCGGAGCATTTATGCCTTCTACTGGAGTAGGTTTGAACCCAGATGAGATCACGATGGCGGAAATGCTCAAGAGCAAAGGCTACAGCACACAGATCATCGGCAAATGGCACCTTGGAAGTGAACCTGAATTTCTTCCTACCAAACAAGGCTTTGATGCTTACTACGGAATCCCCTACTCCAACGATATGTGGCCAGTAGGCTTTGATGGTAAACCAGCAAAACCTGATACCTATGTTTCAAAATACCCTATATTACCTTTATTGAAGATAAAAACTGGACAAAGTATTCCAGATACGGTGTTGAAAATCAACAACCTCGAAGATCAAGCAGTATTGACAGAAAATTACACTAAACAGGCTCTAGACTTTATCAAGGCCAATAAAGACAATCCGTTCTTTTTGTATTTAGCCCATAGCATGACCCATGTGCCCATTACTGCTTCGAAAAAATTCAGAGGGACTTCGGACCAAGGGTTATTTGGTGATGTCATGCACGAAATAGATGATTCCATGGGTCAGATTTTCCAAACCTTAAAATCAAATGGACTGAGCGAAAATACGATTGTTATTTTCACGAGTGATAATGGTCCTTGGCTTAACTTCGGGAACCATAATGGTTCATCAGGAGGGTTTAGAGAAGGCAAAGGAGCCAGTTGGGAAGGCGGGCAGCGTGTTCCTTGCATCATCTATTGGCCAAACATGATTAAGGAAGGTCTGATCAACAACAACCTAACCAGTAGCATGGATATTTTTGCTACAGTTGCTGAGATCGTAAATTATAAAGACAATCCCAATCAGATTGATGGAATTAGCTTCTTAGCGCAGATCAAAGATCCTAAGGCAGAAGCTCCACGGAAATCCATGTACTATTATTACAACCAGAATGACCTGGAGGCTGTCCGTTTTGAGAATTGGAAGCTGGTCTTACCCCATAAATCCAGATCTTACGAAGGCATCCTTCCCGGAAATGATGGCTTTGGAGGCAATTACAAAGAACTAGAAATAAAAACCATGGAATTATACGACCTCCGTCGCGATCCTGGAGAAAGGTACAATGTCATCGAACAGAATCCAGAGGTATTAGAAAAATTACTCGAAATTGCTGATGAAGCCCGTAGAGATCTTGGAGACAACCTTACCAAGGCTGAAGGACAAAACCGAAGGCCTCTGGGCAGAATCCCTAAAAAATAA
- a CDS encoding cytochrome c maturation protein CcmE: MKKSSIILIVIIAIAIAMILVIYTDSSTYSTFTEAREKKTEIYVVGVLNKQKDLHYDPVKDANHFSFYMFDNDSTECQVVFNGSKPQDIERSEQIVLTGKMEGNVFHASKILMKCPSKYNQDQMEVIETSSTPATASVN; encoded by the coding sequence ATGAAGAAAAGTTCGATCATTTTAATTGTAATTATAGCGATAGCTATTGCGATGATACTTGTGATCTATACCGATTCTAGTACATATTCAACATTTACTGAGGCGAGGGAAAAGAAGACAGAGATCTATGTAGTAGGTGTTTTGAATAAACAAAAAGATCTGCATTATGATCCTGTGAAGGATGCAAATCATTTCTCTTTTTACATGTTTGACAATGACAGTACAGAGTGTCAGGTAGTATTCAATGGTTCTAAACCTCAGGATATCGAGCGATCTGAACAAATTGTTTTGACCGGTAAAATGGAAGGTAATGTTTTCCATGCCAGCAAGATTTTGATGAAATGTCCTTCGAAATACAATCAGGATCAAATGGAGGTGATTGAAACATCATCTACCCCAGCAACAGCATCAGTCAATTAA
- the ccsA gene encoding cytochrome c biogenesis protein CcsA translates to MDVNYVGENLLPGQIGQFFVVLSFGAALLSFISYFFATKYPEEKSWKQLGRIGFWLNALSIVVIGATLFYIIYNHLFVYHYAYAHSSMTLPTHYIISSFWEGQEGSFWLWMFWQVVMGSILVFKAKSWESPVMTFVMLCQLFLASMLLGVEVFGSRIGSSPFILLRDAMNWPILKDPNYLSMIKDGRGLNPLLQNYWMVIHPPTLFLGFASMIVPFAYAAAGLWQKRYKEWINPGLPWALFAVMILGAGIIMGSFWAYEALNFGGFWAWDPVENVSIIPWLTLIAAVHVMVAYKNTGHAYFTAVFLAMISFVLVIYASYLTRSGILGETSVHSFTSLGMSGQLIIFNLIFLIIMIVLLVARRKEMPSTKKEEEIYSREFWLFIGALVLTVACVQMIATTSIPVFNALFGTKVAPPVDPIPHYNKWQGAFAVVVMLLTAFTQFLKYKRTDSKKFWAATLASFIFALVISAAIVYFTNIYTNIMFILITFTSVFAILVNLRVLGDSFKGKWRLAGSAVSHIGFGLLLIGALIAAATNEVVSVNSSNYIAVAGFDQVEKPGDNLFLTEGEPVDMGKYKITYIGDSVAKPNVFYKIKYDEIDEETGNIKNSFVLKPFAQNNPQMGGLIGTPGTKHFLTHDIYTVITAAASDSQKPAEQDAQEGSAGFEEYEEPATYEVNVGDTLRYRNGFYVIQGINKDAKLENMPKADDDILVGLKIKVVASDGKEFPVEPIFLIKGGNTFDFYKDVPEQGLRFRFTKIMPEKNKLELMAYQKPLPEKKWVVFKAIKFPYINFFWCGTIVMTIGFGMAIYRRLKDNKIKEAKQAA, encoded by the coding sequence ATGGACGTAAATTACGTTGGAGAAAATCTACTTCCAGGTCAAATTGGACAGTTTTTCGTAGTCCTTTCTTTTGGAGCAGCATTATTATCCTTCATTTCCTATTTCTTTGCAACCAAATACCCTGAAGAAAAATCTTGGAAACAATTAGGGCGTATTGGCTTTTGGCTAAATGCCCTGTCAATCGTTGTCATTGGTGCCACCCTTTTTTATATCATTTACAATCACCTTTTCGTATATCACTATGCCTACGCGCATTCGTCGATGACCTTGCCTACCCATTATATCATTTCATCATTCTGGGAAGGACAAGAGGGAAGTTTCTGGCTATGGATGTTCTGGCAAGTGGTCATGGGATCAATCCTAGTATTCAAGGCGAAAAGCTGGGAAAGCCCGGTAATGACCTTCGTCATGCTATGTCAACTTTTCTTGGCGTCCATGCTTTTAGGTGTAGAGGTCTTCGGTTCCCGCATTGGTAGTTCACCATTTATTTTGCTTAGGGATGCCATGAACTGGCCTATCTTAAAGGATCCGAATTACCTAAGCATGATCAAGGATGGCCGTGGATTAAACCCATTGTTACAGAACTATTGGATGGTTATCCACCCTCCTACCTTATTCTTAGGCTTTGCATCTATGATCGTTCCTTTTGCTTACGCAGCAGCTGGACTTTGGCAAAAACGCTATAAAGAATGGATCAATCCAGGATTGCCTTGGGCATTATTCGCAGTAATGATCCTTGGCGCAGGTATCATCATGGGATCTTTCTGGGCATATGAAGCACTGAACTTTGGTGGCTTTTGGGCTTGGGACCCCGTTGAAAACGTATCGATCATTCCTTGGTTGACCTTGATTGCTGCCGTTCACGTCATGGTAGCTTATAAAAATACCGGACATGCTTACTTCACTGCCGTATTCTTGGCAATGATCAGCTTTGTCCTTGTAATCTATGCTTCGTATCTGACACGTAGCGGCATTTTGGGCGAAACATCGGTACACTCCTTCACCAGTTTAGGGATGTCCGGGCAGCTTATCATCTTCAACCTGATTTTCCTGATCATTATGATCGTGTTATTGGTTGCAAGAAGAAAAGAAATGCCAAGCACCAAGAAAGAAGAAGAAATATATTCGCGCGAATTTTGGTTATTCATCGGTGCATTGGTCCTTACTGTTGCCTGTGTTCAGATGATCGCAACGACCTCCATTCCCGTATTCAATGCTTTGTTTGGAACAAAGGTAGCCCCTCCGGTAGACCCAATTCCTCACTATAACAAATGGCAAGGTGCATTTGCAGTTGTCGTTATGCTATTAACTGCATTTACACAATTCCTAAAATACAAACGCACCGATAGCAAGAAGTTCTGGGCAGCTACTTTGGCATCCTTTATCTTCGCTTTGGTCATTTCAGCAGCTATCGTTTACTTCACAAACATTTACACCAACATCATGTTCATCCTGATCACCTTTACTTCGGTGTTCGCAATCTTGGTGAACTTAAGGGTATTGGGTGATTCGTTCAAAGGTAAATGGCGATTGGCAGGATCAGCTGTATCCCATATTGGTTTTGGTCTTTTGCTGATTGGAGCTTTAATCGCCGCAGCTACCAACGAAGTGGTTTCTGTAAACAGCAGTAACTATATCGCCGTAGCAGGATTTGACCAAGTTGAAAAACCAGGAGACAACCTTTTCTTAACAGAAGGTGAACCTGTAGATATGGGAAAATACAAGATCACTTACATCGGTGACTCTGTTGCCAAACCGAACGTTTTTTACAAAATCAAATACGATGAAATAGACGAAGAGACTGGAAACATCAAAAACTCCTTTGTCTTAAAGCCTTTTGCGCAGAACAACCCGCAAATGGGTGGATTGATCGGAACTCCAGGAACTAAACATTTCCTTACCCATGACATCTATACGGTTATCACCGCAGCAGCTTCTGATTCCCAGAAACCAGCTGAACAGGATGCTCAGGAAGGAAGCGCTGGTTTTGAAGAGTATGAAGAACCTGCAACCTATGAGGTCAATGTTGGTGATACCCTTCGTTATAGAAATGGATTCTATGTAATCCAAGGTATCAACAAGGATGCTAAATTGGAAAACATGCCAAAAGCTGACGATGACATTTTGGTTGGATTAAAGATCAAGGTCGTTGCTTCAGATGGCAAGGAATTCCCAGTAGAACCAATCTTTTTGATCAAAGGTGGCAATACCTTCGATTTCTATAAAGATGTCCCAGAACAAGGCCTAAGATTCAGATTTACGAAGATTATGCCGGAGAAGAACAAACTGGAATTAATGGCTTACCAAAAACCTCTTCCTGAAAAGAAATGGGTGGTATTCAAAGCCATCAAATTCCCTTATATCAACTTCTTCTGGTGTGGTACCATCGTCATGACCATTGGTTTTGGGATGGCCATTTATCGTAGGTTAAAAGACAATAAAATTAAAGAAGCTAAACAAGCAGCATAA
- a CDS encoding histidine phosphatase family protein, with translation MKTLYLIRHAKAEEHSFSKDDFYRDLQKKGRERAERIAQKLKDSLKIDEKTLVISSSANRAIQTAELFCEVLGYPQESIHQTRDIYEAHFMDILKVINSVPEEYDTLLIFGHNPGLSNLTNYLSHSEIELATSNVSILQLEGDLTFEMLGGGTANLIGLLK, from the coding sequence ATGAAAACATTATATCTTATCAGGCACGCCAAGGCTGAAGAACACTCTTTTTCAAAAGATGATTTTTATAGAGACCTACAAAAAAAGGGCAGAGAAAGAGCGGAAAGGATTGCTCAAAAGCTAAAAGACTCTCTTAAAATAGATGAAAAGACCCTTGTCATCTCATCCTCTGCAAATCGTGCCATCCAAACAGCAGAATTATTCTGTGAAGTGCTTGGTTACCCTCAAGAATCCATCCATCAGACGAGAGATATTTATGAGGCCCATTTTATGGATATCCTAAAAGTGATCAATAGCGTTCCGGAAGAATATGATACCTTGTTGATATTTGGTCATAATCCAGGGCTTTCTAACCTGACCAACTATTTGAGCCATTCTGAGATTGAGCTGGCTACGTCCAATGTATCAATTTTACAGCTTGAGGGTGATCTGACCTTTGAAATGTTAGGAGGAGGAACTGCCAACCTAATAGGATTATTAAAATAA